The Rhinolophus sinicus isolate RSC01 linkage group LG09, ASM3656204v1, whole genome shotgun sequence genome includes a window with the following:
- the STEAP4 gene encoding metalloreductase STEAP4, with the protein MEKTSTDALPLYKNFSEKQETICIFGTGDFGRSLGLKMLQCGYSVVFGSRNPRMSSLLPSGAEVLSYSEAAQKSDIIILTIHREHYDFLTELTEILSEKILVDVSNNLKINQYPESNAEYLAQLVPRAHVVKAFNTISAWSLQSGALDASRQVFVCGNDSKAKQRVVDIVRTLGLTPLDQGSLMAANEIENYPLQLFPMWKFPFYLSAALCVFFFFYCVIREVIYPYVYEKKDTMFRLAISIPNRVFPVTALILLALVYLPGVIAAILQLYRGTKFRRFPNWLDHWMLCRKQLGLIALGFAFLHVLYTLVIPIRYYVRWRLQNRTASQATSKTENPFNTSYAWLNDSYLALGILGFFLFVLLGITSLPSVSNMVNWREFRFVQSKLGYLTLILCTAHTLIYGGKRFLSPSILRWCLPSAYVLALIIPCTVLVIKFILILPCVDKTLTRIRQGWERNTKFSKSPLNGKTDI; encoded by the exons ATGGAGAAAACTTCTACAGATGCACTTCCTCTTTATAAGAATTTTTCGGAAAAGCAAGAGACTATATGTATTTTTGGAACCGGTGATTTTGGAAGGTCACTGGGACTTAAAATGCTCCAGTGTGGTTATTCTGTTGTTTTCGGAAGTCGAAACCCCCGGATGTCCAGTCTGCTGCCCAGTGGTGCAGAGGTGTTGAGCTATTCAGAAGCGGCTCAGAAATCTGACATCATCATCCTGACAATCCATCGGGAGCATTATGACTTTCTGACAGAACTAACTGAGATTCTCAGTGAGAAAATATTGGTCGACGTCAGCAACAACCTCAAAATCAATCAGTACCCAGAATCTAATGCAGAGTACCTTGCTCAGCTGGTGCCAAGAGCCCACGTAGTAAAAGCATTTAACACCATCTCAGCCTGGTCTCTCCAGTCAGGAGCTCTGGATGCAAGTCGGCAG GTGTTTGTCTGCGGAAATGACAGCAAAGCCAAGCAGAGAGTGGTGGATATTGTCCGTACTCTGGGACTGACTCCATTGGATCAAGGATCGCTCATGGCAGCCAATGAAATCGAAAACTACCCCTTGCAACTATTTCCAATGTGGAAGTTCCCCTTCTATTTGTCTGCTGCTTTgtgtgtcttcttctttttttactgtGTTATAAGGGAAGTAATCTACCCTTATGTTTATGAAAAGAAAGATACCATGTTTCGCCTGGCTATTTCCATTCCAAATCGTGTCTTTCCAGTGACAGCACTCATACTGCTTGCCTTGGTCTACCTCCCTGGTGTTATAGCTGCCATTCTGCAGCTGTACCGAGGTACGAAATTCCGCCGATTCCCAAACTGGCTTGACCACTGGATGCTTTGCAGAAAGCAACTTGGCTTGATAGCACTGGGATTTGCCTTCCTTCACGTCCTCTACACACTTGTGATTCCTATTCGTTATTATGTACGATGGAGGTTGCAAAACAGGACCGCTTCCCAG GCAACATCCAAGACAGAAAATCCATTTAATACCTCTTATGCCTGGCTCAATGATTCATACCTGGCTTTAGGAATCCTTGGATTTTTCCTGTTTGTGCTCTTGGGGATCACTTCCTTGCCATCAGTTAGCAACATGGTCAACTGGAGAGAGTTCCGATTTGTGCAG TCCAAACTGGGTTATTTGACCCTGATCCTCTGCACAGCCCATACTCTGATATACGGCGGAAAGAGATTCCTCAGTCCTAGCATTCTCAGATGGTGTCTTCCTTCAGCCTATGTGTTAGCACTTATCATTCCATGCACTGTGCTGGTGATCAAGTTCATCCTCATCCTGCCATGTGTAGACAAGACCCTCACACGGATCCGCCAGGGCTGGGAAAGGAATACGAAATTCTCAAAATCACCACTAAATGgaaaaacagatatttaa